A section of the Lepus europaeus isolate LE1 chromosome 10, mLepTim1.pri, whole genome shotgun sequence genome encodes:
- the USP15 gene encoding ubiquitin carboxyl-terminal hydrolase 15 isoform X3: MRGEIAKSYAELIKQMWSGKFSYVTPRAFKTQVGRFAPQFSGYQQQDCQELLAFLLDGLHEDLNRIRKKPYIQLKDADGRPDKVVAEEAWENHLKRNDSIIVDIFHGLFKSTLVCPECAKISVTFDPFCYLTLPLPMKKERTLEVYLVRMDPLTKPMQYKVIVPKIGNILDLCTALSALSGVSADKMIVTDIYNHRFHRIFAMDENLSSIMERDDIYVFEININRTEDTEHVIIPVCLREKFRHSSYTHHTGSSLFGQPFLMAVPRNNTEDKLYNLLLLRMCRYVKISTETEETEGSLHCCKDQNINGNGPNGIHEEGSPSEMETDEPDDESSQDQELPSENENSQSEDSVGGDNDSENGLCTEDTCKGQLTGHKKRLFTFQFNNLGNTDINYIKDDTRHIRFDDRQLRLDERSFLALDWDPELKKRYFDENAAEDFEKHESVEYKPPKKPFVKLKDCIELFTTKEKLGAEDPWYCPNCKEHQQATKKLDLWSLPPVLVVHLKRFSYSRYMRDKLDTLVDFPINDLDMSEFLINPNAGPCRYNLIAVSNHYGGMGGGHYTAFAKNKDDGKWYYFDDSSVSTASEDQIVSKAAYVLFYQRQDTFSGTGFFPLDRETKGASAATGIPLESDEDSNDNDNDIENENCMHTN; this comes from the exons ATGAGAGGTGAAATAGCTAAATCTTATGCTGAATTGATCAAGCAAATGTGGTCTGGAAAGTTTAGCTACGTCACCCCAAGAGCGTTTAAG aCACAAGTAGGACGTTTTGCACCTCAGTTCTCTGGATATCAGCAGCAGGACTGTCAAGAATTATTAGCTTTCCTATTAGATGGATTACATGAAGATTTGAATAGAATTAGGAAAAAACCATATATACAATTAAAAGATGCTGATGGAAGGCCAGATAAG GTGGTTGCTGAAGAAGCCTGGGAAAACCATTTAAAAAGAAACGATTCTATTATAGTAGACATATTTCATGgccttttcaaatcaactttagTTTGTCCTGAGTGTGCTAAAATTTCCGTAACATTTGACCCTTTTTGTTATTTAACACTTCCATTGCCCATGAAAAAAGAACGTACCTTAGAAGTTTATTTAGTTAGAATGGATCCACTTACCAAACCTATGCAG taCAAAGTGATTGTCCCCAAAATTGGAAACATACTAGATCTTTGTACAGCATTGTCCGCTTTGTCAGGAGTATCTGCAGATAAG atGATAGTTACTGATATATACAATCATAGATTTCACAGAATATTCGCAATGGATGAAAACCTTAGTAGTATTATGGAACGGGATGATATTTATGT GTTTGAAATTAACATCAATAGGACAGAAGATACAGAGCATGTGATTATTCCTGTTTGCCTAAGAGAAAAATTTAGACACTCAAGTTACACCCACCATACTGGGTCTTCACTTTTTGGCCAGCCTTTTCTCATGGCTGTACCACGAAACAATACTGAAGATAAACTCTATAATCTCTTGCTTTTGAGAATGTG cCGATATGTCAAAATTTCTACTGAAACTGAAGAAACCGAAGGATCCCTACACTGCTGTAAGGACCAAAACATTAATGGAAATGGCCCAAATGGCATACATGAGGAAGGCTCACCAA GTGAAATGGAAACAGATGAGCCAGATGATGAGTCCAGCCAGGATCAAGAACTTCCCTCAGAGAATGAAAACAGTCAGTCTGAAGATTCAGTTGGAGGAGATAATGATTCTGAAAATGGATTATGTACTGAAGATACTTGCAAAGGTCAACTCACGGGACACAAAAAACGATTGTTTACATTCCAGTTCAACAACTTAGGCAATACTGATATTAACTACATCAAAGATGATACCAGGCATATAAGATTCGATGATCGGCAGCTTAGGTTAGATG AAAGATCTTTTCTTGCTTTGGATTGGGATCCTGAattgaaaaaaagatattttgatgaaaatgctGCTGAG GATTTTGAAAAACATGAAAGTGTGGAATATAAACCTCCTAAAAAACCCtttgtgaaattaaaagattgcaTTGAGCTTTTTACAACAAAAGAAAAGCTAGGTGCTGAAGATCCCTG gtATTGTCCAAACTGTAAAGAACATCAGCAAGCAACAAAGAAATTGGATTTATGGTCCCTGCCTCCAGTACTTGTGGTACATCTCAAGCGCTTTTCTTACAGTCGATACATGAGAGACAAGTTAGATACTTTAGTTGATTTTCCTATCAA tgaccTGGATATGTCAGAATTCCTAATTAATCCAAATGCAGGTCCTTGCCGCTATAATTTGATTGCAGTCTCCAACCACTATGGAGGGATGGGAGGAGGTCATT atACTGCTTTCgcaaaaaataaagatgatggAAAATGGTACTATTTTGATGACAGTAGTGTCTCCACTGCATCTGAAGACCAAATTGTG TCAAAAGCAGCATATGTACTATTCTACCAGAGACAAGACACTTTCAGTGGAACTGGCTTTTTTCCTCTTGATCGAGAAACTAAAGGTGCTTCAGCTGCCACAGGCATCCCATTAGAAAGTGATGAAGATAGCAATGATAATGACAATGatatagaaaatgaaaactgtATGCACACTAACTGA